Below is a genomic region from Treponema sp. OMZ 798.
CTAAACTTCCATAGGGCAGTCCTGAGCTTTTTATGTTTGCAACATTCACCCCCTGATTTACGTCTATTCCGAATAAAAAGAAATCTACAGGTCGATATGCAAAGCCTAGAGAGATATATGAAGGAGGTATGTCACCTCTTATGGGTGCACCGAAGTTTTTTAAGCTAAGACCGAAGTAAAAATTCGGCTCATCACTGTAAAAAATTTTTGCAAGATTGGCTCTTATCATAAGTCCAAAGTCGCCAAGGACTGCATATCCGTTTTGTTGCGATGCATTTTTATGCTGCTTTTCGGGATGATCTAAATCTGCTGCTTCTTCCTGTCCCGAAAAAGGCGGCATAGACCTTATTCCCGCTTTTAGATTTCCACCAAGGCTTATACCTTTAAAATCATAGCCCGCAAAAAAATTATAGGCTATATTTGCGGTTAAAAAGGTTTCACTGTAATATCCGGAGGCCTTTTTTTCTCCCAGGGGGCCATATTCTGTAAAGGGAATATAAAAACATCTTAGAGATGTTCCCCAGCCCAGATGGTTTTTTCTTTGTGTATAGCCTACCGTTTCGAGCTTAGAATCGGCTATCCAGCTATTGTGCAAAACGTTTAGTTCGGTTTCCTTTAAAAGAGCACTTGCAGCAGGGTTTGCATCGAAAAAACTTATATCGTTTGAAAGAGCCGTAAAAGTTCCTCCCAGCCCTTCAAAGCGGCCTCCTGAGGGAATCAAAAGGGAACGGAAGGCTGTCTCTCCTTCAAATTTTTGTGTAAAGATATCGAAAATTGACGATACTCCTGAATAAAAATTTGAAATATCTGCACAAAAAAGCCCTGTTTTTGAAAAAATGAGAAAAATAATTATGCAAACGGCTTGAAAAATTCTCTTCATATTTATACTATTATATATGAATTTCGGTTTTTTTTTAAGCAGTTTTTAGAGATTTTTATTAAAAAAAAGTATAAAAAGCCGAAAATTGATATAGGAGTTTTTTGTTAAGTTGAATAAAAAACGGCTTTTTGCGGGTATTTTTATATGTTTTCTCTCTATTGCTGCCTTTTCAAAGGGATCTGCCGAAGAAGATTATGCAACGGCTAAAAGTCTTTTGGAAGAGTCAAAAAATACTGCGGCCTTGCAGGATATAGTCAATGTCATTGAAAACAAGCCTGAATCCATAGAGAGCGGAATAAGCCTTGCCCGAAAAACAATGAAAAATCAAGCCGAATTTCAAAAAACCTTCCATGAGCTTATAGAGCTTTTAAAAGTAGATCCTAACAATAACTTAAAACGAATTGCCATAATAGATAAGATGGAACTTTTGGAATCCGATATGGATCCTGTGCTTAGAGATTTTTTAAATAAGGTCAAAACCTCCTCATTCTACGCCATTTACCGCATAAAATTTAATGATTTGATGAATGAAGGAATCAAGCTAATACAGGAGAAAAAGTATAATGATGCCGCTAAGACCTTTATTCAAGGTTTTTCAATGTATGACGGTGATACAATGAACGAAGATCAAAATGCCCAAATAAGCAGTATTTTGAAAAAAGAACTTGATCTGGTTAAATCCGACACAAAAAAATATGAAGACGCTTATGCCGAATTTATGTCGGACCTGAATAAATATAGGGCAAAAGCTTTTTCATCATCCTTATCATCTCTTGAAAGCGAGTTAAACAATTTAAAGAATTCTTCTTCTCAGCTTAGAAGTATTACAGATTCATTAGTAAGATCCGGTGCATCTTTAAAACGGATTTATCTAAACGAAAGGAAAAGGAATATTGAGACCGAAGAATCTATTTTACCCTTTGCGTACCGCCTGACTTTAGGAAGAGATTCTGCAAAAGAATATGAAGGTGTTGAAGGAGCTATGGAGGCGGGAGTTCATGATCCGCTTTATTCTTTGGCAGACAGGCATTGGTTGGAAATTAGAAAACTATGGTTTGAGTCATGCGATACATTTGATTTTGAAAGCGACATATCCATCGATAAAAATCTCTCCCTAATTGATTTTCATTTAAAGAGCTTGACCGGAATTTATTCCGTTATAAATACACGTTCCGGCTCAAGATTCGGAAAAATAGTTGATTCTCAAGACAAAAAAAGAAACTCCCTGGCTGAGCTCAATAAAATCATAGATTCGTCAAAAAAATATTACAGCAGTTTTTTAAGCATAAGAGAAAGAATACAGCCTCTTTCATCTTCCTACACCGGAAGCTCTGATGAATTGCGCAATCCTGATAATCCTAAAATTAAAACTTTCAAAGCCGAGATTCAAGAATTGGAATCGATGATATCATCAGTAAAAAAATTATCCGAATCTTCGATACCTCACATTGCGAACGATCTCGGCAAAGAACAAGAAGCTTTAGAAACCAAAAATAGTTTATTGTTAAGTAACTTGGATAAGACCCGTCTTATATGTTATGAGGAACTTGCAATCATAAATAATAGATCCGGTAAAGAGGCTTTCGCTGAGACAAAACAAAGATATGACCGCTTTACAAATAATCAAAAAAATAACGATAAGACATCTCCGGGAGAAGCAAGGCAAGAGCTCATAAACTTAAGGGAGATTATAAAGCTGGATCTTCGTATCTTGAATAATTTTATTAAAGATACGGATTCCTCCATATCCGGATCAAGTAAGGTTTTTGCAGAAAACAAAAACGGTATTGAAAAAACTATCGCATCTCTTAAAGATCTTTCCGGTATTATAGCTTCGGACTTGGCATTAACTGAATCTACTCTTTTAAAAATACAGTTGGCAAAAAATGAAGCCGATTTAAGGTTTGAGGAAGCAAAAAGAAATTTAAAATCCGGTAATTTTTCTGCTGCAAGGAGGAGTATAGAGCTGTCCCGAACAAGAACAAATGATGCTTTACAGCTTGAAGAAGATGCAGAATACAGAAGCTCCACGGATAAAAGGCTCGAACAGCTCGGCAAAGAAATTAATGATGCAGAAAACGCCGTAGTTGTTAAAGACGTCCGTGCATATTTGGAAAAGGCAAAAAAAGATTATTTTAATACCGAGTTTGTAAAGGCTGAAGAAACGTTGAATGCGGCACGCAGCCGTTGGGCAGTAACCAATATTGAACCTAACGAAGAAGTTGAAAACTGGCTGGCTATCGTAAATACTGCAGGAACCTTAAAAACCGGAAGAACAATTCCGCCTTCGGCTCCTCTTTATCCTCAAATGATACAGCTTTTAAATAATGCCAATCAGCTTTATTTGGATGCAGAGCAAAAAATAAAGTCGGGTCAGCGCCGTGCCGCCTTAAATAATTTAAATCAGGCTAAGGAGAATATACGGCAGGTATTATTGATATTCCCGTATAATGAAATTGCAGGACAATTAAATTTAAAAATCGATAAGCTGATCGATCCGGTAAACTTTAATGAGCAATTTAAGCGGAAGGTTCAAACAATCAGAACCGAGTACAAGCGTAATTCTCAAAAATCATACAGCGACCTATTGGACCTCTACGGTATAGATAAAAACTTTCCGGGGCTTGCTGCATTAAAAAATGAGGTTGAAATTTACTTAGGCCTTAAACTGCCTCCTCCCAATCTTAAAGCAATAGCCGAATCTGCAAGTCTGACTAAGTCGGCTCAGGCAATATATAGAGCCGGTGACAGACTTTCGTTCCCGATTGCCCTTCAGCAATTGGATACAGCTATTAAGTTGGATCCTCAAAATATTGCGGCAATACAATTAAAGGACTCAATTCAAATGACCATGGGAGGTGAGGCCGTTGTGGTACTCTCTGCTGCCGATGAGGCTAAATATCAGCAAGCCGTTTCCGAATTACAAAAAGGAAATAGGGTTATAGCTGCTGCATTGGTTGAACAGCTTATGCAAAGTCCGAATGCAAGAAACTCGGCAAAGGTTAGAGAATTAAAAAAGAGGATAGATGCATTACTATGATTAACGGGAAAAAACGCATGAGGAAATTTTTAAATATATTCTTGATATTTTTATTTTTTACGGTCTCTTTATCGGCAAAAGAATTTTATTGGGAAAATCCTTCCGTTATAAGTGGGCGAAATGGGCACTTTTTAAAGTCCGCTTCAAATGCAAATATTTCTGCATCTGTCTGGGAAGAAGCCGTTAAATCCTCCGATAGTGAAGGGCTGATATATATTTCTGCAGGCGTATATGTAAATAACAAATGGACAATAAATGAAAGAATAATTCCGCCTATCCCTTATACAGCCGATATTCCGTCAATTGTTTCTATCGCTGTAGGAAATGATGACAGTATTTTAATTGCATTGGTAAAAAATCGTAATACTATTACAATTTTAAAAAGTACCGATTACGGTAAAACATATACGGTTAAAAATATTACCACAGAAATATACGATTTGCTTTCTCCTCAACTATCCGTTGCTTCAAACGGTAAGTATCTTATGTTTGTTTCGCATGGGGCTGATGAAAAATTTTCTATATTTTCTTCTTCATCTGAGGACGGTCTTAATTGGTCGTCTTTTTCGGAGTTTAACTTTGCAAAAAAAATGGACAGAATTTTTCTTCCGGCACATACAGCTTCTGCAAAAAATGATGTTTTGGTTTTTCAAGCCTTGGATAAGAGCGGTGACAGACGTGCTTATCAGCTTTTTTCTTCTTTTTCTTCCGATGGAGGAAAATCTTGGTCCGAACCTGTAAGAATAACGGATGATTTTAATTTTAATAATCAAAGACCCCATATATCCTATATTCAAGCGGAAAAATCTATTTCAATTGTTTGGGAACAATCTCCTTACCGCAGCGAAAAAAATTCTACAGCCTACGCAGTCTTGGACAATAAAGGGAAACTTTCTTCTCCTATCGAAGTTCTTCCTTCTCAAAATGGAAGCATATTTAGTCCTAAGATTATAACTTATAACAATAAACCTCTTATATCATGGTCCGAAGGCTATGACGGCAGATCATCGGTTTTTATTGCACGAAAAGAAGATAACACTTGGCTGATTGATTCAGTTATATCGATAAACGGTTCCGTACTCTTTGTTAATCCGTTTTTTGTAGACGGTAATCTTCATGTCTTATGGCAAGAAGGCCTTCGTTCGGCAAAAATAATGCATATTGAACCCGATTATGAAGTCGGAAAGGCCCAGCTTCAGCCTTTGAATTTTGATTCAAAGACTTCAGAGGGAAAACAAAAAATTACAATGAAGATAAGGTTTCCCAATGACTCATCCGGTATAGCCGGTTATTCATATGAATGGTCAAAGGATGTCCCTCCCGAATTTGTAGAGCCGGTAATTAAAAAATTAAAAGATGAAACAGTCTTGGTTTATGAACCCGAAGAGGATGGTCTGTGGTATTTGGGCGTAAGAGTCTGCGACTATGCAGGAAACTGGTCTGAGATGACAACGGTTTCTTATGAAAGAGATATAGTTCCTCCTGCACCTCCCGTTTTTGACTTACTGGCCTTAGATAAAAAAGGTTTTTTAAAATCTAATACCTTTGATATTCGATGGGCTCCTCCCGATTTGGATATAAATGGAAAGCCCGAAACGGCTATAAACGGCTATATATGGAATCTCTCTTATATAGGTGATATAGATAAATTTCTTTCATATCTAAAAAAAGCAGACTCTGCCTTTATAGATGATGAGGTTGTGCAAAAAGTTTTGTCAGATAATTTAAAAGCTGAATTAAATACATCAAAAATAAGTTCAGTTTTAAATAAAAGAGAATTTAATAATTATGAAAACGGTCTTTATGCTTTGACTGTTTCTGCCGTAGACGCTTTTGGGAATATCGGTGCTCCGGCAGTAAAATATTTTGCTTTAAATAAATACATTCCGTATACTTATATTGCAGATATAAATGCTTCTCAATCTCTGGATGGATCTATATCTCTATCGATAGTAGGTAAGGGCTTTGCTGCCGGAGGTGAAGTAACCTCGCTCTATGTTGATGCTGATGGAGAACCTCCTTATGATTTAACCGTAGAAAAAAAAGATTTTTCTATTCTAAGCGATAAGCTTATATCAAATATAAAAATAAACTATTTGGATCCCGGCAAATATTATGTAGGACTCATGCACTCAGGCCGCGGAGTCTACTTTGCAAAAAAAACTATGTCTTTTGATGATATAGGAAATATTAAGCTAGGTGATTATGGAAATACATATAAATATAATTGGCTTCTTTCAGCTATCGATTATAATTTTGCCGATTATTTTTTAATTATTTTTTTAGTTCTATTTATTTTACTTGTTATGATTTTGTCGATATTGGGAGTTGTTCATTCGATAAAAGAAGCTATAAAAATAAAGCATGAAGTAACTGTTTTATTGCGCGGAGGTGCTATGACATTTGGAAAAGAAAAAAAACTGTCTGCATTAAAAGTTAGAGGCGGCGGATTAAGGTTGAAGTTTATTGTATTTACAACTACTTTGATAATATCCGTTATTTTAACCTTGGCCCTTCCTTTGGGATTTAGGTTTTCTGAAACACAGGAAAGACTTTTGGCCGAAGGCTTGGCTTCAAATACTCAAGTTTTACTTGAAAGTTTGAGTTCCGGCGCTAAGGCATACCTCCCTTCAAAAAACGTATTGGAGCTGGGCTTTTTACCCTCGCAAGTTTCCGCACTTAAGGAAGCAACCTTTGCAACGATAACCGGTGTTCATATAGATAATAAAAAAGTGGGTTATAATTTTGTTTGGGCTTCCAACGATAACGATATTCTTTCTAAAATAGATACTCCCGATTTTGTTGTCGGCAGATCCGAGTTATCATTGCTCCAATTGGAAGATGTATATAAAAAGCTTGATCAAATTGACCAAGAAGCAAAAGCCAATGTAGGCGAACTTGCAGATGAAATTCAATCTTTAACAAATACGGCAGTTGGAATTGCTCTGAGTACGGATAAAAAATCGGTAGAGCGCCGAAATGAAATTCAGTCTGCCATCAATCAAATGGAAACAAAACTTACTTCCGAGCTTAACAGCTTGAGTATAAAAGGTGCAGGTTCTTATCCCGAATTTAATTCAAAAAAACTTTCAAGGGATGTTACAAGCTATCTTTTTTATAAACCTATTCTTTACAGGCAGCCGGGCGGGCAATCTAATTTTGTTCAAGGTATGGTATATATTCAGGTGTCGACAAGGGGATTGATTGAACAAATTGATGAAGCGACTACAGCTTTGTATAAAATTATATTTTTGATCTCATTGGGTGCTCTTGCAGCAGGTATAGTCGGAGCTTATATTTTGTCTTCAATTATTACTGCCCCAATTAAAAAACTTGTAGAGCATGTTGCTATGATTGCAGCTACCGAAGACAAGGAACTTCTGGCAGGTAAGGATGTTAAACTTAAAACAAAGGATGAAATAGGAGTTTTAGGTACAACCATCAATGCGATGACAAACGGTCTTGTTGAAGCTGCTGCTGCATCTAAGGACCTAACCATGGGTAAGGAAATCCAAAAAATGTTTTTACCGCTTGATGTGGATTCGGCAGGCAGAAAACTTACTTGCGGCAAAACCGTAGACGATAATGTCGAATTTTTCGGCTACTATGAAGGAGCCCGAGGTGTATCCGGTGACTATTTCGATTATATAAAGCTTGATGACCGATATTATGCAATTATAAAGTGCGACGTTGCAGGTAAGGGAGTTCCTGCCGCTCTTATCATGGTTGAGGTCGCAACTCTTTTCTTGGACTACTTCAGAGATTGGAATTACAAAAAGGATGGACTAAAAATAGATCAGGTTGTAGCTCGAATAAACGACTTAATAGAATCTCGCGGATTTAAGGGCCGATTCGCAGCCTTTACCCTTTGTATTATGGATTCGATAAGCGGTGATGTTCATTTTTGCAATGCAGGCGATAACGTTATAAATATTTACGATGCCGCTTCCAAGAAAATGAAAGAAGTTATTTTAACCGAAGTTTCCGCTGCCGGGGTTTTCCCGACATTTATGATAGATATGAAGGGCGGCTTTAAGGTTGAAACCGTAAAACTTAATCCCGGAGATGTTCTTTTCCTTTACACTGACGGTATTGAAGAAGCAAAGCGCTTGTTTAGAAATTCCAAGCTGGAGCCTGTGCTATGTGAAGAACCGGGGCTTGAAAAAGATGAGGAACATGAAACTCATAGTGTAGGTCAAGACGGAGAAGAGTTGGGTAAGCCCCGCGTATGCAAAATTATCGAAAATATTTTTGCCCGCAGTTCTTTTAGTTTAAAAAAATGGCATAACCCAATCGAAAACGAAGAATTTGATTTTGATTTTACAAATCTTGAAGGTTCGATTGAAGATGCTGTTTTAGGTCTTGTGTCAGTCGAAAAAATATTCCGAATGTATCGAGATCCTAAGGCAACCGAACAGGATATGGTTCAGGTAGATAAAAAAATCGACTTATTCTTAAATAAGCATTTTAGGCAGTATCAAACCTATTGCGGGAATCGTAAACCCAATGCCGTCTACGACGAATATCTTTACTATACAAATGTGCGGGAAGATCAGCAGTATGACGATTTGACCATATTGGGAATTAAGAAAAAATAAGCCATGCTCAAGGTTCAAAATTTAGCAAAATATTACGGAAGCAAAAAAAATCCTGTTATAGGCTGCAAGAATATTTCGTTTGAATTAAAGACGGGAGAGATAACTTCTCTTTTGGGTTTAAACGGTGCAGGTAAAAGCAGTATCATAAACTGCATCTCAGGTTATTATACTCCTGATGAAGGTGATGCCTTTATAGACTCATACTCCGTCTTAACTGAGGGGTTTGAAGCAAAAAAACTTTTAGGTATTCTATACGAACAAAATCCTCTTTATTCGAATATGACAGTTTATGATTTTTTATATTTCGCAGGTCAAATGCACGGAATGAAAAAAGATAAATTGGAAGATGCTTTAAATGAGGTAATCGATTTTTGCGAGATAGATGAGGTAAGGGATAGATTGATTAAGGGGTTGTCTAAAGGGTTTAAACAGCGTACCGGTTTGGCTCAAGCCGTTTTACATAATCCTCCCTTAATTATTTTAGATGAGCCGGCCTCAGGTTTTGATTCGGTGCAGGTAAAAGATTTTGAAAAAAAAATCCTGCACATTGCAAAAGAAAAAACTATCTTGATTTGCACGCATGATTTAAGACAGGCGGCAGAGCTTTGCTCCAATCATATTTTGATTAATAAGGGAGAAATAATAGCTATAGGAAATCTTTTAGAAATAAAAGAGCAGCTTCAAGAAGCCGGCTGCGAGTTTGATTCCGGAATTAATTATACCGTATTGGAAAAAGCCTTTGAGTTTTTTGCAGGGATAAATAAAAATGAATTTAGAAAAAACGAATAAGAATCTTATTTTTTTTATTGCAAAAAAAGAATTTAAAATGATGTATAAGAGTTCTTCCCTTTATGCATCCTCTCTTTTTTTTATCTTGGGGGCTGCTATTGCCTTTATCGGTTCGGATTCATGGTTTAATGCAGGTCTATCTGACTTAAAAACATTTTTTTTAAATATGCCTTTTTTGCTTTGTGTTGTAGTTCCTATGCTGACGATGAGTGTATGGAGTGACGAAAAAAAACAGTTTACCGATAAGTTTTTGTTTTCTCTGCCTGTTTCAATCCGTTGTGTTGTACTGGGAAAATATTTAAGCCTGATTTTAATTTGGTTTATTATGCTTTTTTTTAGCTTGATAATACCTGTTTCGGTTTTTTCGTTGGTTTACTTTGATGCCGGTTCTTTTTTCGTTTCTTATTTTTCCGTTTTTTTATTCGGTGCAGGAATTATTTCGATTTCGCTCGGTCTTTCTGCATTAAGCAGTAAAACCGAAGTCAATTTTTTGCTTTCGTTTTTGACGGTTTTGTTTTTTACCCTTATTTATCCTTTAACAAAAAATTTAAATTTTCCGGTATTGCTGAATAGGTTTATAGGCTATCTTTCCTTTAGTTCTCATTTTGAATCGGCTGCACGCGGACTTTTAGATTCCCGGGATCTTATCTTTTATCTTATTTTAATAGCCTTAGGCATCGAGTTAAATGTTTTTATTTTAACAAGGCAAAGGGATGCAAGATGAAAAAAGAATATAGACTTCAATTCCTGCTTTTTGTTTTAATGCTCGTTTTAATTTCTCTTGTTTCTTCAAAATTATATTTTAGATTTGATATGACAAAAGAAAAAAATTATACCTTGTCGGCTTATACAAAAGAATTGTTGCTTAATCTTGAAGCTTCAGTAAAAGTAACTTGGTTTAAAAGCCCGAATGTAGATGTTTTTTTTCCTTCATTAAAATATCTTAACGATATGCTCTCAGAGTATAAACGCTGCTCAAAAGGAAATTTTGATGTTTCGGTAAAAGATACTTCAAGCCTTTCATCTGAAGCGGTAAACAAACTAGGAATAATTCCCCGCGAAATAGAAGCTCAGGATAATGCCGTCAAGGTAATTCATAAACTCTACTCCGGGCTTATGATTGAATACATGGGAGAGACAAGGGTAATACCCTTTGTAGATGATGTTGATTCTCTTGAGTATGACATTGGAAGATTTATTTTGAGTATGAGAGATGTGACTATGGGAAATATTCAAACCGGAACCGTTTCTTTGATTGCCGATCCGGCCTTGCTTGAAAGCGATTATTCTTATGTAATTCCTTGGCTTGAATATGCAGACTTTAATGTTCTGCCCTTAAAACTGCCCATAGATACGGTACCTCAGGATCTTCCTCTTTTGGTTATAGGCTCCGATTATATAGATCATTCTTCGGCCGCTGCCATAGATATGTTTTTACAAAAAGAGGGCAGGGCTGTTTTTTTTGTTTCGGGGAACAAGGTTGATGTAAAAGGCTCATGGAAGCCAAGACCTAAGGTGAAAGATTTCTTATTGGATGTACTTTCTTATCACGGCTTTTATATAAACTCGGACATGGCCCTCGATTTGGTAAATAACTTCCGCATCACGATGTCTCAGGTTGATAATAAGGGAACAAAGTTAATCAATTATCCTTTTTGGATTCAGATTCCTTTGAGCGGAATCAAGCAGGGTAATCCGGTATTTGCAGCCTACCGTCCTTTAATTTCTTTTTGGCCTTCTTCAATAGATATTGATTTAGATAAAAATCCTAATCTTGTTCCCTATGCGTTTACCGGTAATAATTCTTTGACGCTTATCGATTCTTACAGCACCGATCCTCTTGAAAATCATTTTAAAAAATTTGAGGATGCGTCTTTTAAGCCTTCAGTAATTACTGCAGGCCAAACAAAGCCTTCCCGCATCTTGGTTATAAGCGATGAATATATGATAAGCAGGGCAATAGACTATACCGGTTCTACCTACAATATGGATTTTATGGTAAACTGTGTAGAATATATTTCTTTAAAAGATAATCTTCTTTTATTAAAAAATAAAAAACATTCCCCTCCGCCTTTTAAACAATTTGAAGATAGTGAAAAACTGATAAGCCTTATATTCAGAGCCAGATTAATTTCTCTCATCTTTCTTCCTCTTTTGATTTTTATTTTGGGTCTTTACGTGTTTATAAAACAAAGGAGATTAAGGTGAAAAACTTTTTTAAGTTAAAAAAATATACTCAAGGTTTGATTTTTGTAAATATTTTTTTTCTCTTAGTTTTGCTTTTTGTAAATATTCCAAAAGCTGAAGCAAATATTTTTA
It encodes:
- a CDS encoding UPF0164 family protein, which encodes MKRIFQAVCIIIFLIFSKTGLFCADISNFYSGVSSIFDIFTQKFEGETAFRSLLIPSGGRFEGLGGTFTALSNDISFFDANPAASALLKETELNVLHNSWIADSKLETVGYTQRKNHLGWGTSLRCFYIPFTEYGPLGEKKASGYYSETFLTANIAYNFFAGYDFKGISLGGNLKAGIRSMPPFSGQEEAADLDHPEKQHKNASQQNGYAVLGDFGLMIRANLAKIFYSDEPNFYFGLSLKNFGAPIRGDIPPSYISLGFAYRPVDFFLFGIDVNQGVNVANIKSSGLPYGSLGFMFSITRHFNLLTGFGIKGGNPRFTLGGEVNFSGIQISANYTLDLSSQVTNISRISVGVKLLLGQDKRDERLNTIKKLYVQALKEYNNKNYEKAIELWQEILTIDKRYDPAIEGIARAEQQLKLLEEIKKILFLD
- a CDS encoding ABC transporter ATP-binding protein, whose product is MLKVQNLAKYYGSKKNPVIGCKNISFELKTGEITSLLGLNGAGKSSIINCISGYYTPDEGDAFIDSYSVLTEGFEAKKLLGILYEQNPLYSNMTVYDFLYFAGQMHGMKKDKLEDALNEVIDFCEIDEVRDRLIKGLSKGFKQRTGLAQAVLHNPPLIILDEPASGFDSVQVKDFEKKILHIAKEKTILICTHDLRQAAELCSNHILINKGEIIAIGNLLEIKEQLQEAGCEFDSGINYTVLEKAFEFFAGINKNEFRKNE
- a CDS encoding SpoIIE family protein phosphatase — translated: MINGKKRMRKFLNIFLIFLFFTVSLSAKEFYWENPSVISGRNGHFLKSASNANISASVWEEAVKSSDSEGLIYISAGVYVNNKWTINERIIPPIPYTADIPSIVSIAVGNDDSILIALVKNRNTITILKSTDYGKTYTVKNITTEIYDLLSPQLSVASNGKYLMFVSHGADEKFSIFSSSSEDGLNWSSFSEFNFAKKMDRIFLPAHTASAKNDVLVFQALDKSGDRRAYQLFSSFSSDGGKSWSEPVRITDDFNFNNQRPHISYIQAEKSISIVWEQSPYRSEKNSTAYAVLDNKGKLSSPIEVLPSQNGSIFSPKIITYNNKPLISWSEGYDGRSSVFIARKEDNTWLIDSVISINGSVLFVNPFFVDGNLHVLWQEGLRSAKIMHIEPDYEVGKAQLQPLNFDSKTSEGKQKITMKIRFPNDSSGIAGYSYEWSKDVPPEFVEPVIKKLKDETVLVYEPEEDGLWYLGVRVCDYAGNWSEMTTVSYERDIVPPAPPVFDLLALDKKGFLKSNTFDIRWAPPDLDINGKPETAINGYIWNLSYIGDIDKFLSYLKKADSAFIDDEVVQKVLSDNLKAELNTSKISSVLNKREFNNYENGLYALTVSAVDAFGNIGAPAVKYFALNKYIPYTYIADINASQSLDGSISLSIVGKGFAAGGEVTSLYVDADGEPPYDLTVEKKDFSILSDKLISNIKINYLDPGKYYVGLMHSGRGVYFAKKTMSFDDIGNIKLGDYGNTYKYNWLLSAIDYNFADYFLIIFLVLFILLVMILSILGVVHSIKEAIKIKHEVTVLLRGGAMTFGKEKKLSALKVRGGGLRLKFIVFTTTLIISVILTLALPLGFRFSETQERLLAEGLASNTQVLLESLSSGAKAYLPSKNVLELGFLPSQVSALKEATFATITGVHIDNKKVGYNFVWASNDNDILSKIDTPDFVVGRSELSLLQLEDVYKKLDQIDQEAKANVGELADEIQSLTNTAVGIALSTDKKSVERRNEIQSAINQMETKLTSELNSLSIKGAGSYPEFNSKKLSRDVTSYLFYKPILYRQPGGQSNFVQGMVYIQVSTRGLIEQIDEATTALYKIIFLISLGALAAGIVGAYILSSIITAPIKKLVEHVAMIAATEDKELLAGKDVKLKTKDEIGVLGTTINAMTNGLVEAAAASKDLTMGKEIQKMFLPLDVDSAGRKLTCGKTVDDNVEFFGYYEGARGVSGDYFDYIKLDDRYYAIIKCDVAGKGVPAALIMVEVATLFLDYFRDWNYKKDGLKIDQVVARINDLIESRGFKGRFAAFTLCIMDSISGDVHFCNAGDNVINIYDAASKKMKEVILTEVSAAGVFPTFMIDMKGGFKVETVKLNPGDVLFLYTDGIEEAKRLFRNSKLEPVLCEEPGLEKDEEHETHSVGQDGEELGKPRVCKIIENIFARSSFSLKKWHNPIENEEFDFDFTNLEGSIEDAVLGLVSVEKIFRMYRDPKATEQDMVQVDKKIDLFLNKHFRQYQTYCGNRKPNAVYDEYLYYTNVREDQQYDDLTILGIKKK
- a CDS encoding GldG family protein, with protein sequence MKKEYRLQFLLFVLMLVLISLVSSKLYFRFDMTKEKNYTLSAYTKELLLNLEASVKVTWFKSPNVDVFFPSLKYLNDMLSEYKRCSKGNFDVSVKDTSSLSSEAVNKLGIIPREIEAQDNAVKVIHKLYSGLMIEYMGETRVIPFVDDVDSLEYDIGRFILSMRDVTMGNIQTGTVSLIADPALLESDYSYVIPWLEYADFNVLPLKLPIDTVPQDLPLLVIGSDYIDHSSAAAIDMFLQKEGRAVFFVSGNKVDVKGSWKPRPKVKDFLLDVLSYHGFYINSDMALDLVNNFRITMSQVDNKGTKLINYPFWIQIPLSGIKQGNPVFAAYRPLISFWPSSIDIDLDKNPNLVPYAFTGNNSLTLIDSYSTDPLENHFKKFEDASFKPSVITAGQTKPSRILVISDEYMISRAIDYTGSTYNMDFMVNCVEYISLKDNLLLLKNKKHSPPPFKQFEDSEKLISLIFRARLISLIFLPLLIFILGLYVFIKQRRLR
- a CDS encoding ABC transporter permease, coding for MNLEKTNKNLIFFIAKKEFKMMYKSSSLYASSLFFILGAAIAFIGSDSWFNAGLSDLKTFFLNMPFLLCVVVPMLTMSVWSDEKKQFTDKFLFSLPVSIRCVVLGKYLSLILIWFIMLFFSLIIPVSVFSLVYFDAGSFFVSYFSVFLFGAGIISISLGLSALSSKTEVNFLLSFLTVLFFTLIYPLTKNLNFPVLLNRFIGYLSFSSHFESAARGLLDSRDLIFYLILIALGIELNVFILTRQRDAR